The following proteins come from a genomic window of bacterium:
- a CDS encoding addiction module protein, translated as MSSKEILEKAIQLKPHEKLAIIEGLLRSLDEPNKNIDEIWAIEAEKRLSAYRNGRLKGIPMEEIFREEK; from the coding sequence ATGAGCAGTAAGGAAATATTGGAAAAGGCAATCCAGCTTAAACCCCATGAGAAGCTTGCCATTATTGAGGGCTTATTAAGGAGCTTAGATGAGCCGAATAAAAATATTGATGAAATATGGGCTATCGAGGCTGAAAAAAGGTTAAGTGCTTATAGGAATGGTAGATTAAAAGGGATTCCAATGGAAGAGATTTTTCGTGAAGAGAAATGA
- a CDS encoding type II toxin-antitoxin system RelE/ParE family toxin, with amino-acid sequence MKIIFTELAKAELLDAVAYYELEYEGLGKKFKEEVNASILRINQFPTAWSVECGEVRKCLMHKFPYKILYSIEEDHILIIAIAHQHRKPDYWVDQKG; translated from the coding sequence ATGAAAATTATATTCACAGAACTTGCAAAAGCCGAACTTTTGGATGCTGTTGCATATTATGAACTTGAATATGAAGGCTTGGGGAAAAAGTTTAAAGAAGAAGTTAACGCTTCAATATTAAGAATAAACCAATTTCCAACAGCTTGGTCGGTTGAATGTGGCGAAGTCCGGAAATGTTTAATGCACAAGTTTCCATACAAGATACTTTATTCTATTGAAGAAGATCATATACTGATTATTGCTATTGCTCATCAGCACAGAAAGCCTGATTACTGGGTTGACCAAAAGGGTTAA
- a CDS encoding TMEM165/GDT1 family protein: MIKDFLVPFLTIGIAELGDKTQLAIFCLASNTRKYFQLLSGVLLAFCIADGMAIIFGNFLLRLVPIDYIKIISGAVFILFGILTLAGRKEEESECRLKNPFLSGFGIVLLSEMGDKTQIASGLFATKFNPFMVFLGVITALAVLSLMAIYLGKYLLSKLDKRIISTAAGVLFILIGVYCFF; the protein is encoded by the coding sequence ATGATCAAGGATTTTTTAGTTCCTTTCCTGACGATTGGAATAGCAGAGCTGGGTGATAAAACCCAACTGGCTATCTTTTGTCTGGCATCGAACACCAGGAAGTATTTTCAACTGCTGTCTGGTGTATTACTGGCCTTTTGTATAGCTGACGGTATGGCCATTATCTTCGGCAACTTCCTGCTTCGCCTTGTTCCCATTGATTATATCAAAATCATCTCCGGGGCCGTATTTATCCTGTTTGGCATCCTGACTCTTGCAGGCAGGAAAGAAGAGGAATCGGAGTGCAGGCTCAAAAATCCTTTTTTATCGGGATTCGGTATCGTGCTGCTCTCCGAAATGGGAGACAAGACCCAGATCGCTTCCGGCCTGTTTGCCACAAAGTTCAATCCCTTCATGGTGTTTCTTGGCGTCATAACCGCTCTGGCTGTTTTATCCCTTATGGCCATATACCTGGGTAAATATCTCCTGAGCAAACTGGACAAGAGAATAATCTCTACGGCTGCCGGTGTATTGTTCATCCTGATAGGAGTATATTGCTTTTTCTGA
- the fabG gene encoding 3-oxoacyl-ACP reductase FabG, giving the protein MTEDYRSKVALVIGGSRGIGRAIALRLARSSFDIWLAYRENHEAAQTVRAEVEQAGRLCDLFSFDVANYDETKAALGEKVEAHAPSVVVYNVGVARDNLFMWMTKEEWDTVLSTNLDGFYNIMHLVLFPMLREKQGRIVVISSVSGQIGQAGQVNYSASKAGLIGAVKALAREVGKKNILVNVVSPGMIETDMTREIPKDKVIPLIPLQRFGTPEDVASVVNFLCTEEHMYIHGQVIGINGGLAI; this is encoded by the coding sequence ATGACGGAAGATTATCGCAGCAAGGTCGCTTTAGTGATTGGCGGGAGCCGTGGAATAGGGCGGGCGATAGCATTACGGCTGGCCCGGTCGAGCTTTGATATCTGGCTCGCTTACCGGGAGAATCATGAAGCTGCGCAGACAGTCAGGGCAGAAGTGGAACAGGCAGGCAGGCTCTGTGATCTGTTTTCCTTCGATGTCGCTAATTACGATGAGACAAAAGCCGCTCTGGGAGAAAAAGTGGAAGCGCATGCTCCCTCGGTGGTGGTATATAATGTCGGTGTTGCCCGGGATAATCTTTTTATGTGGATGACAAAAGAGGAGTGGGACACGGTTCTTTCCACTAATCTTGACGGGTTCTATAATATCATGCACCTGGTGCTCTTTCCCATGCTGCGTGAGAAGCAGGGACGCATTGTGGTTATATCTTCGGTCTCCGGGCAGATCGGGCAGGCAGGTCAGGTGAATTATTCCGCTTCCAAAGCCGGACTGATCGGTGCAGTCAAGGCCCTGGCCAGAGAAGTCGGAAAGAAAAATATCCTGGTCAATGTCGTTTCTCCGGGAATGATTGAAACGGATATGACCAGGGAAATCCCCAAAGACAAAGTAATCCCCCTCATTCCATTACAGCGGTTCGGGACTCCGGAAGATGTGGCCTCGGTCGTTAACTTTTTATGCACCGAAGAGCATATGTACATTCATGGTCAGGTTATCGGCATCAACGGGGGGCTGGCTATTTAG
- a CDS encoding NAD(P)-binding protein produces MERYDDLVVGSGVSGMTIALLLAMNGHKVLLLEKNPHLGGAMARFYKQGIPFDIGFHFTGGLSDNGILRQMLSVLEIEEDIHPVFLLHEKANQLVFEAEQNSYEMPAGIQNLQSKLKGYFPDECPAIDRYFALVQKVCRQTVTTDLSRISLSPDMLDEDFISLDQVLNQLTDNQSLKGVLSAYCLCYGVKPQEVSFANHSRICLNQYESMARVEGGGDAFIQAFEKQFARYDVDIMNNRYLSEMVDIKNNSVQRFVLNTGEEITCSRCILTIHPTEILKILPRKYLSKAFIDRISAFESSAGFFSLFGVLQAEGPEGENKDNFQPSIVTLLPSGDLNQMLDPEYSGTPSLIIMKYLEAVNGKTYRLVSAFEPSFFEHAVAWKDSQTGKRPADYQKYKQQRIESITERIHKFYPEFKNSLQVMDAASILTYRDYLHSPEGSAYGIKQKVGQYNLFGRLHLRNIYVAGQSALLPGLVGAMMSSFIMGRGIVGKETFTRFIEQRLCN; encoded by the coding sequence ATGGAGCGCTATGATGACCTCGTCGTTGGCAGTGGGGTAAGCGGTATGACCATTGCTCTCCTTCTGGCCATGAATGGACACAAGGTCCTGCTCCTGGAAAAAAATCCTCACCTTGGCGGAGCGATGGCCAGGTTTTACAAACAGGGTATCCCGTTTGACATAGGATTTCATTTTACCGGAGGGCTTTCCGACAATGGGATCCTTCGCCAGATGCTTTCGGTCCTCGAAATCGAGGAAGATATCCACCCTGTATTCCTCCTCCATGAGAAAGCCAATCAGCTCGTTTTTGAAGCGGAACAAAATTCATACGAGATGCCGGCTGGAATACAGAATCTGCAAAGTAAGTTAAAAGGATACTTCCCTGACGAATGCCCGGCAATTGACCGGTATTTCGCTCTGGTACAGAAGGTTTGCAGGCAAACTGTTACTACTGATTTAAGCAGGATTTCCCTGTCCCCGGATATGCTCGACGAAGATTTCATCAGCCTTGATCAGGTCCTGAACCAGTTAACTGACAATCAATCCTTAAAAGGCGTGTTATCGGCGTATTGTCTGTGCTACGGCGTGAAACCGCAGGAGGTCTCTTTTGCCAATCACAGCAGGATATGTCTGAATCAATATGAATCGATGGCCCGGGTTGAGGGGGGCGGAGATGCCTTTATTCAAGCCTTTGAGAAACAGTTTGCCCGCTATGATGTTGACATTATGAATAACAGATACCTGAGCGAAATGGTCGATATCAAAAATAATTCCGTTCAGCGGTTCGTTCTGAACACGGGAGAAGAAATAACCTGCAGCCGGTGTATTCTGACTATCCACCCCACGGAGATACTCAAGATACTGCCCCGGAAATATTTGAGCAAAGCCTTTATTGACCGGATATCGGCCTTTGAATCGTCAGCCGGATTTTTTTCGCTCTTCGGGGTCCTCCAGGCTGAGGGTCCTGAAGGTGAAAACAAAGATAATTTCCAGCCCTCGATTGTTACTCTTCTCCCATCCGGGGATTTGAATCAGATGCTCGATCCGGAATATTCCGGCACGCCTTCGTTGATTATCATGAAGTATCTGGAGGCAGTCAACGGGAAAACCTACCGGCTGGTAAGTGCCTTCGAACCATCTTTTTTCGAACATGCAGTTGCCTGGAAAGATTCACAAACCGGCAAAAGGCCTGCGGATTACCAAAAATACAAACAGCAGCGAATTGAGAGTATAACCGAGCGCATCCATAAATTCTATCCGGAATTCAAAAACTCCCTTCAGGTGATGGATGCGGCTTCGATTTTGACCTACCGGGATTATCTGCATTCACCCGAGGGGTCAGCTTATGGCATAAAGCAAAAAGTCGGACAGTATAACCTTTTTGGAAGGCTTCACCTTCGCAACATCTACGTTGCCGGTCAGAGCGCCCTGTTACCCGGATTGGTAGGGGCAATGATGTCATCGTTTATCATGGGCCGGGGCATAGTTGGCAAAGAAACATTCACCCGGTTTATCGAACAGAGATTATGCAATTGA